The nucleotide sequence AAATTTTAGAGTATTTAAAACAAAAAGGATAAAACTATATGCAAATTTGTGTTATTGGTCTTGGCTATATAGGCTTACCAACTGCTGCTATTTTAGCAAGCTCAGGACATAAGGTTGTAGGAGTTGATGTTAATCAAAATGTCGTTGATACTATCAATCAAGGCAAAATTCATATCATAGAATCCAACCTAGATATTTTGGTAAAAAAGGTTGTTGAAGAGCAAGCTCTTAAGGCAAGTTTAAAACCTTGTCCATCAGATGTTTTTATCGTTTGTGTTCCAACGCCCTTTAAAGCTGGTTATGAGCCTAATCTTGATTATATCAAAGCCGCAGCTAAAGAACTTGCCCGGGTTTTAAAAAAGGGTGATTTGGTGATTTTAGAATCAACCTCACCAGTTGGAACAACCCAAAAGCTTTCAAAATGGTTAAGCGAAGAAAGAAAGGATTTGATTTTTCCGCATCAAGATACAAAAAATAGTGATATTTTTATCGCATACTGCCCAGAAAGGGTTTTGCCGGGAAAAATTTTGGAAGAACTTGTGGAAAATGATAGGATTATAGGTGGTATCACGCCTCAATGCACACAAAAGGCTTTAGAGCTTTACAGAAGCTTTGTTAAAGGCAAATGCTTAGATACAAATGCAAAAACAGCTGAAATGGTTAAGCTTGTTGAAAACTCCTCAAGAGATGTGCAAATAGCCTTTGCTAACGAGCTTTCTTTGCTTTGTGATAAGGCTGATATTGATGTATATGAGCTTATACGCCTTGCTAATCATCACCCTAGAGTTAATATCTTGCAACCTGGTTGCGGTGTTGGCGGACATTGTATAGCCGTTGATCCATGGTTTTTGGTTTATGATTTTGCTAGTGAGGCTAGATTGATCAAAATGGCTAGAGAGGTTAATGATAGTAAGCCTTTATTTGTTACTCAAAAGATTATTCATAGGGCTGAAGTATTGAAAAATAAAAAAATTGCTTGTTTGGGACTAGCTTTTAAGCCTGATATTGATGATTTAAGAGAAAGTCCAGCTGTTTTTATAGTGAGTTTGCTTATCCAAAAGGGCTATGAAGTGGCAGTAGTTGAGCCTAATATCAAGGAGTTGCCTCAAAGTTTAAAAGAAAAATGTCAATTGATCGCTTTAAATGAGGCTTTAAAATATGAAAACATAGCTCTTTTAGTAGGACATAAAGAATTTAAAAACTTAAAGCTTGAAGATAATGAAAAAATACTTGATTTTTGTGGGATAGAAAAATGAAAGAAAATTTAAAAGCCTTTGGAAATAAAAAAAATGATGATTATGTTGTTGATTTGAAATTAATCAATGATAAGCAGGTGGGGGGAAATTGCGACTATAAATTATACCTTCCTGACAAAAACACAGATTATATTCAAAAGGAGGTTTTTATGAAAAAAATTCCTTATGAATATACAATGCTTCAAGATATTTTAAAAAGAATTCCACAAGGAGAAGTTTTTGTAGATATAGGAGCAAATATAGGAAATCACACCTTATTTATAGCTGCAAATAAGATCAAAGTTTATGCCTTTGAAGCCAATAAAGCACTATGTGAAATCATACAAGAAAGTGTGAGTATCAATCACTTTGAAGATCTTGTAAAAATTTACAACTATGGCTTATCTGATAAAGATGAAAAAGCTTCTTTTGTGGATATGGATTTTTCAAATTTAGGTGGAAATTCTCTTACTCTTGGACAAGGCGATATAGAATGTAAGAGGCTTGATGATTTTGAAATAAGGGAAAAAATTGCAAGTATTAAAATAGATGTTGAGGGTATGGAAACTAAGGTTTTGATAGGGGCAAAAAAGACTATAGAAAAAAATCGCCCATTGATATATATAGAAGCTATAAACCAAAATGCTTATTTAGAAATTGATGAGCTTATGCAAGAACTTGGATATATTTATTTTCAAACCTTTAATGTAACACCTACGCATTTATATTTTCCTGAAGAAAAATTAAATGAAAAGCAAATTCTTAGGAATATCTTAGCCAAAAATACCTTTGAATCTTACAGAATGACTCAAAATTTAAACTATCATAAAAGAAGTATAGCATTGATCAATAATAGTGTTATTACTTTACTCAAAGATCAGTTAGCATGTGTTCAAAAAAATCTTGAAAAAGCCATGAAAGAAAAACTAAGTTTAGAAATGAAACTTAGCTTAGAACAACAAAAAACAAAAAGAGAAGAAGAAAGAGTGCAAGCTGTCCAAAATACTTTATCTTTTATGTGGGGAAACCGTCTTGTAAAGGCTAAAAATTTAAAAAACATTCTTTCTTTGCCTTACGGATTTTATCAAGATTATAAAAAATTTAAACAAAAAGTTAGTCTCCAAATTCAGCAAATGCAAGCTATTTTACCTAAATACAGAAAAGACATTCATTTACCATCTACGCTAAAAATTTTTGATAAGGATATTGAAGATATTAAGAAAGTAAAAATTGCTTGTATAATGGACGAATTTACTTATAGTTGTTTTAAAGTAGAGTGCGAACTCAAACAACTTAGTCCTAGCTCTTTTAAGCAAGAAATACAATCTTTTAAGCCTGATTTTGTATTTATAGAATCAGCTTGGGAGGGTCTAGAAAAATTATGGACACAAAAAATTTCTAACTTCTCTCAAGAATTAGAAAATTTACTTATTTATTGTAAGGCACTTGGTATTCCAACTATTTTTTGGAACAAAGAAGATCCTGTTCATTTCGAACAATTTTTACCTCTTGCCCAGAATGTCGATTTTGTTTTTACGACGGATTTGGATTGTGTGGGTGAATATAAATACTATGTAGGGCATACGAATGTTTATTGCTTGCCTTTTGCCGTTCAGCCTGAATTTCACAATCCTATCGAAGAGTACGACAGGATAGATGGTTTTAACTTTGCTGGATCTTACTATTTAAGATATCCAGTAAGGCAAAGAGATTTTAAAACCCTAGTTGATGCTGTTAAAAATTTAAAGCCTGTAAGTATATATGATAGAAATTATGATAACCCGCATCCACATTATAAATTTCCACAAGAATATAAAGATATGGTTCTTGGAAAGCTTCCTTTTGAACAGATTAATAAGGCTTATAAAGGGTATAAATTTGGTATTACACTAAATACCATTAAGCAATCTCAAACAATGTTTGCAAGAAGAGCTTTTGAGCTTTTGGCTTCAAATACTTTGACGATCAGTAATTACTCTAAGGCATTAAGGAATTTCTTTGGGGATTTGATCATTTCTTCTGATGATGAGGAAGAAATTTCTAGAAGATTGCAAGCTGTTATCAGTGATGAGTTATATTATAAAAAATTTCGTCTTCTAGGCTTAAGAAAAGTTATGCTTGAAAATACCTATACTCAGAGATTAAATTATATACTTTCTATTGTATTTTCTAGGGTAAAAAAAGAAGAAGAACCTAGTGTTTATTTTTATGCAGAACTCCATTCTTTGCAAGATTATGAGTATATTTTAGAAGTATTTTCAAAACAAAGCGTACAAAATAAATTTTTAGTTCTTTTAAAGAATTTTGAAGAGAGCATAGAAGGTTCTTTAGAAAATATCATCATAAAAGAAAATGCTTTAGAGTGTGTATCTTACCTAAGTAAAGTAAAAAATGGATTTTTAGGTATTTTAAGCCCTCAAGATTATTACACAAAAAATTATGGCTTAGATTTGATTTTAGCTCGCAAGTATTCTAAGGCTCATGCCATAGGTAAGTCATCTTTTTATGAGTTTAAGGATAAAGAGATGATTTTGCATTCAGGAAGTGAATATAGGTATTGCGAAGAATTAGACATCACTTCTTCTATTATTCACTTTGAGAGTTTAGATGAGAAAATGCT is from Campylobacter sp. MIT 99-7217 and encodes:
- the wecC gene encoding UDP-N-acetyl-D-mannosamine dehydrogenase yields the protein MQICVIGLGYIGLPTAAILASSGHKVVGVDVNQNVVDTINQGKIHIIESNLDILVKKVVEEQALKASLKPCPSDVFIVCVPTPFKAGYEPNLDYIKAAAKELARVLKKGDLVILESTSPVGTTQKLSKWLSEERKDLIFPHQDTKNSDIFIAYCPERVLPGKILEELVENDRIIGGITPQCTQKALELYRSFVKGKCLDTNAKTAEMVKLVENSSRDVQIAFANELSLLCDKADIDVYELIRLANHHPRVNILQPGCGVGGHCIAVDPWFLVYDFASEARLIKMAREVNDSKPLFVTQKIIHRAEVLKNKKIACLGLAFKPDIDDLRESPAVFIVSLLIQKGYEVAVVEPNIKELPQSLKEKCQLIALNEALKYENIALLVGHKEFKNLKLEDNEKILDFCGIEK
- a CDS encoding FkbM family methyltransferase — its product is MKENLKAFGNKKNDDYVVDLKLINDKQVGGNCDYKLYLPDKNTDYIQKEVFMKKIPYEYTMLQDILKRIPQGEVFVDIGANIGNHTLFIAANKIKVYAFEANKALCEIIQESVSINHFEDLVKIYNYGLSDKDEKASFVDMDFSNLGGNSLTLGQGDIECKRLDDFEIREKIASIKIDVEGMETKVLIGAKKTIEKNRPLIYIEAINQNAYLEIDELMQELGYIYFQTFNVTPTHLYFPEEKLNEKQILRNILAKNTFESYRMTQNLNYHKRSIALINNSVITLLKDQLACVQKNLEKAMKEKLSLEMKLSLEQQKTKREEERVQAVQNTLSFMWGNRLVKAKNLKNILSLPYGFYQDYKKFKQKVSLQIQQMQAILPKYRKDIHLPSTLKIFDKDIEDIKKVKIACIMDEFTYSCFKVECELKQLSPSSFKQEIQSFKPDFVFIESAWEGLEKLWTQKISNFSQELENLLIYCKALGIPTIFWNKEDPVHFEQFLPLAQNVDFVFTTDLDCVGEYKYYVGHTNVYCLPFAVQPEFHNPIEEYDRIDGFNFAGSYYLRYPVRQRDFKTLVDAVKNLKPVSIYDRNYDNPHPHYKFPQEYKDMVLGKLPFEQINKAYKGYKFGITLNTIKQSQTMFARRAFELLASNTLTISNYSKALRNFFGDLIISSDDEEEISRRLQAVISDELYYKKFRLLGLRKVMLENTYTQRLNYILSIVFSRVKKEEEPSVYFYAELHSLQDYEYILEVFSKQSVQNKFLVLLKNFEESIEGSLENIIIKENALECVSYLSKVKNGFLGILSPQDYYTKNYGLDLILARKYSKAHAIGKSSFYEFKDKEMILHSGSEYRYCEELDITSSIIHFESLDEKMLTAFILDRNFKYSLESMLGLDCFGYCKNARFAPEELLQRYIEDIKLADLGLCFEKDIVSISPKLPAVHKTLNSNIEIFKFSSDQFYDLMPKSINSKIKIQRSEGACEFISKQNKEEYKYVFSESFLRDDLNLVNNSQCILEGNFNTEDVKLVFEFQNENKEKISHSMGNLNQIITLAIPPESVYVKFGLRIQGPGALVCKSLIIDSVSKEPFLTLEKSKALILTKQYPSYDDIYKYGFLHSRVKAYRKSNVLVDIFQISNQEKYLCREFEDIDVVRGSSELLEENLRSGKYKYILVHLIDQNMWKVLEKFINKIKIIVWVHGAEIQVWQRREFNFENMSSQEIQRQKRLSDQRKAFWTKLINAKHKNLHFVFVSEHFKNESLGDLNLSLEPSQYSIIHNPIDTKLFSYQPKDKEQRKKILSIRPFSSKKYANDLSIKAILELSKKDFFKDLSFKIIG